A section of the Telopea speciosissima isolate NSW1024214 ecotype Mountain lineage chromosome 3, Tspe_v1, whole genome shotgun sequence genome encodes:
- the LOC122656886 gene encoding 60S ribosomal protein L31: protein MVEKSKGRKEEVVTREYTINLHKRLHGCTFKKMAPKAIKEIRKFAQKSMGTKDVRVDVKLNKHVWSRGIRSVPRRVRVRIARKRNDDEDAKEELYSLVTVAEIPPEGLKGLGTKVIEEGE, encoded by the exons ATGGTTGAGAAATCAAAGGGCAGAAAGGAGGAGGTCGTTACCAGGGAGTACACCATCAACCTCCACAAGCGGTTGCATGGCTG CACCTTCAAGAAGATGGCCCCCAAGGCCATAAAGGAGATCAGGAAGTTTGCTCAGAAGTCGATGGGGACGAAGGATGTGAGGGTGGATGTGAAGCTTAACAAGCACGTGTGGAGTAGGGGGATCCGAAGTGTCCCGAGGAGAGTTAGGGTTCGCATTGCCCGGAAGAGGAACGATGATGAAGATGCAAAAGAGGAGCTTTACTCACTTGTTACCGTTGCAGAAATTCCACCTGAAGGGCTGAAGGGATTGGGCACAAAGGTTATTGAAGAAGGGGAGTGA
- the LOC122656885 gene encoding probable protein phosphatase 2C 72 produces MGNCSSIVSSNIEESIDGQENMVYIEESPQDNGNLKPCSLHSRRGKKGPNQDSAILYQGYGMEEGVFYGVFDGHGRNGHIVSKLVRNRLPLLVLAQKSALATLNTNAINEHDYEDGEEGELVSTKMLQQWQEACISAFKVMDKELKLQENLDFSFSGTTAVTIIQQGEDLIIANLGDSRAVLGTITEKGLTVVQLTTDQKPSLPGEAERIKKSNGRVFALKDEPHVQRVWLPNNNLPGLAMARAFGDFKLKDYGLIAVPDISYHHRTVNDQFLVLATDGVWDVLSNKQVASIVWMAENEEEAAKAIVKTAVAAWAKRFPTSKVDDCTVLCCFLQERKQTQPLITEGEPWSQKLDRSRRSRLI; encoded by the exons ATGGGAAACTGCAGCTCTATTGTATCTTCAAACATTGAGGAGTCCATAGATGGCCAAGAAAATATGGTATACATCGAGGAGAGCCCACAAGACAATGGAAATCTGAAACCTTGTTCTCTCCATTCCCGGCGAGGGAAGAAAGGGCCTAACCAAGATTCTGCAATTCTCTATCAG GGATATGGAATGGAAGAAGGGGTCTTCTATGGAGTCTTTGATGGGCATGGAAGGAATGGCCACATAGTAAGCAAATTAGTGAGAAATCGCTTGCCATTGCTTGTTCTAGCCCAAAAGAGTGCTCTCGCAACGCTTAACACTAATGCCATTAATGAGCATGATTatgaagatggagaagagggtGAATTGGTGTCAACTAAGATGTTGCAACAATGGCAAGAGGCTTGTATTAGTGCTTTCAAGGTTATGGACAAGGAACTTAAGCTTCAGGAGAACTTAGACTTCTCATTCAGTGGTACCACTGCAGTAACTATCATACAACAG GGTGAAGATCTTATTATTGCTAATCTGGGAGACTCAAGAGCTGTTTTGGGAACCATTACTGAAAAAGGATTGACAGTAGTTCAGTTAACAACTGATCAAAAGCCTAGCTTACCCG GGGAGGCTGAAAGAATAAAGAAGAGCAATGGTCGTGTATTTGCACTGAAGGATGAACCACATGTACAGCGTGTGTGGCTCCCCAATAATAATCTCCCAGGCCTGGCAATGGCACGGGCATTTGGTGACTTCAAGCTTAAAGATTATGGCCTTATCGCCGTCCCTGACATTTCATACCATCACCGAACTGTCAATGATCAGTTTCTTGTTCTTGCAACTGATGGG GTATGGGATGTGCTTAGTAACAAGCAAGTTGCATCAATTGTGTGGATGGCAGAGAATGAAGAGGAAGCGGCAAAAGCAATTGTTAAGACAGCTGTGGCCGCATGGGCCAAAAGATTTCCTACTTCAAAGGTGGATGATTGCACTGTCTTGTGCTGTTTTTTGCAGGAGAGGAAACAAACACAGCCTCTTATTACCGAAGGAGAGCCATGGTCGCAGAAATTGGACCGGAGTCGGCGGAGTAGGCTGATTTGA
- the LOC122655513 gene encoding PITH domain-containing protein 1 isoform X1 → MACLHDHNCEDHDCSSDWSLYKHIDLPKVSALNEAISGSVKSVFKAWEQRLDSSGQGYLESNEGDPELLVFIPFTSDVKIKSISVVGGADGTSPSKMRAFINRDGIDFSDAQTMQPIQEWDLVENFQGVLEYQTRYARFQGVGNLTLHFPDNHGAETTQIHYIGLRGEATQLKRDVVATIVYELMPNPSDHKTRAESGGGLSHVE, encoded by the exons ATGGCCTGCCTTCACGATCACAACTGCGAGGACCACGATTGTTCTTCCGATTGGTCTCTCTACAAGCACATAGACCTTCCTAAG GTGTCAGCTCTGAATGAGGCCATTTCAGGAAGTGTAAAGTCAGTTTTTAAAGCTTGGGAGCAACGTCTGGATTCCTCTGGG CAGGGCTATTTGGAAAGCAATGAAGGTGACCCGGAGTTACTTGTTTTTATCCC GTTTACTTCCGATGTGAAGATTAAGAGTATTTCGGTTGTTGGAGGTGCTGATGGAACAAGTCCTTCAAAAATGAGAGC GTTCATTAATCGAGATGGTATCGACTTCTCTGATGCTCAGACTATGCAACCCATTCAG GAGTGGGACTTGGTAGAAAATTTTCAAGGAGTGTTGGAATACCAAACAAG ATATGCTAGATTTCAAGGTGTCGGCAATCTCACTTTGCATTTCCCTGACAATCATGGTGCTGAGACAACTCAGATACACTATATTGGCTTACGGGGTGAAGCCACTCAG TTGAAGAGGGATGTTGTTGCAACAATTGTttatgaacttatgccgaaCCCATCAGATCACAA GACGCGGGCTGAGAGTGGCGGGGGTCTTTCGCATGTGGAGTGA
- the LOC122655513 gene encoding PITH domain-containing protein 1 isoform X2 — protein MACLHDHNCEDHDCSSDWSLYKHIDLPKVSALNEAISGSVKSVFKAWEQRLDSSGGYLESNEGDPELLVFIPFTSDVKIKSISVVGGADGTSPSKMRAFINRDGIDFSDAQTMQPIQEWDLVENFQGVLEYQTRYARFQGVGNLTLHFPDNHGAETTQIHYIGLRGEATQLKRDVVATIVYELMPNPSDHKTRAESGGGLSHVE, from the exons ATGGCCTGCCTTCACGATCACAACTGCGAGGACCACGATTGTTCTTCCGATTGGTCTCTCTACAAGCACATAGACCTTCCTAAG GTGTCAGCTCTGAATGAGGCCATTTCAGGAAGTGTAAAGTCAGTTTTTAAAGCTTGGGAGCAACGTCTGGATTCCTCTGGG GGCTATTTGGAAAGCAATGAAGGTGACCCGGAGTTACTTGTTTTTATCCC GTTTACTTCCGATGTGAAGATTAAGAGTATTTCGGTTGTTGGAGGTGCTGATGGAACAAGTCCTTCAAAAATGAGAGC GTTCATTAATCGAGATGGTATCGACTTCTCTGATGCTCAGACTATGCAACCCATTCAG GAGTGGGACTTGGTAGAAAATTTTCAAGGAGTGTTGGAATACCAAACAAG ATATGCTAGATTTCAAGGTGTCGGCAATCTCACTTTGCATTTCCCTGACAATCATGGTGCTGAGACAACTCAGATACACTATATTGGCTTACGGGGTGAAGCCACTCAG TTGAAGAGGGATGTTGTTGCAACAATTGTttatgaacttatgccgaaCCCATCAGATCACAA GACGCGGGCTGAGAGTGGCGGGGGTCTTTCGCATGTGGAGTGA